Proteins encoded by one window of Spirochaeta lutea:
- a CDS encoding peptide ABC transporter substrate-binding protein: protein MKKVIAAVLLVLLVAPLAMAGSQSEQAAPAADAGADFILINGAEPESLDPHLIQGVPENRIYQSLFDGLVIYDPETADPVPGMAESWEVSEDGTVYTFKLREAYWTDGVRVTAQQFVDSWLRILNPDTAGPYAWFPSMFIKGAAEYNAGEAGPEAVAVRALDDSTFQFETMGPMPYTLGALAHYSFGVVPTHAIAEHGDEWTLPENIVTNGPFTLKEWLPQERLVVQKNPDYWNADSVKLNTVTYLPIDDNNTGYNMFLNGEVDWMTTVPLDQIPSAKLRNDYHVSPQLSTYYYVFQTEKPFINEPLVRKALSMAIDRQQLVDVVTQAGQIPAYGIVPDMTGYEALEGSYDVAGAKALLAEAGYPNGEGLPEFTVLYNTSDAHKKIAEFIQQQWKTNLGVNATLTNQEWQTYLKSRNQGDFEIARAGWVGDYQDPNTFLDMFVTGGGMNGGKYTNPEYDRLINQAATMPGGPERMEVLHRAEQILVQEDMGILPLYYYVSQNMVDTSKWGGWHTNVLDIHPVRAIYQK from the coding sequence ATGAAAAAAGTAATTGCAGCAGTATTGCTCGTATTACTGGTTGCACCCTTGGCAATGGCAGGTTCACAGAGTGAACAAGCTGCCCCCGCTGCCGACGCTGGTGCTGATTTTATTCTGATCAACGGAGCCGAGCCCGAGTCTCTGGATCCCCACCTGATTCAGGGTGTTCCCGAGAACCGGATCTACCAGTCCCTGTTTGACGGTCTTGTTATCTACGATCCTGAGACCGCTGACCCTGTTCCCGGGATGGCTGAGAGCTGGGAAGTAAGCGAAGACGGTACCGTGTATACCTTCAAGCTTCGCGAAGCCTATTGGACCGACGGCGTGCGGGTAACCGCTCAGCAGTTTGTTGACTCATGGCTGCGGATTCTGAATCCCGATACTGCCGGCCCCTATGCATGGTTCCCTTCCATGTTCATTAAGGGTGCTGCGGAGTACAATGCCGGCGAGGCTGGTCCTGAGGCTGTTGCGGTTCGAGCCCTAGATGATTCAACCTTCCAGTTTGAAACCATGGGTCCCATGCCCTATACCCTGGGTGCCCTGGCTCACTACTCCTTCGGTGTTGTTCCCACCCATGCCATTGCTGAGCACGGCGATGAGTGGACCCTGCCTGAGAACATTGTAACCAACGGTCCCTTCACCTTGAAGGAATGGCTTCCCCAGGAGCGGTTGGTGGTTCAGAAGAATCCCGACTACTGGAATGCCGACAGTGTTAAGCTGAACACCGTTACCTACCTGCCCATCGACGACAACAACACCGGGTACAATATGTTCCTCAACGGTGAGGTTGACTGGATGACCACCGTTCCCTTGGATCAGATTCCTTCTGCCAAGCTCCGGAACGATTACCACGTGTCTCCCCAGCTTTCTACCTACTACTACGTATTCCAAACCGAAAAGCCCTTTATCAACGAGCCCCTGGTTCGGAAGGCCCTTTCCATGGCTATCGACCGCCAACAGCTCGTCGATGTGGTTACCCAGGCCGGCCAGATTCCTGCCTACGGTATCGTTCCCGACATGACCGGATATGAGGCCCTGGAAGGATCCTACGATGTAGCCGGTGCTAAGGCCCTCTTGGCTGAAGCCGGGTATCCCAATGGCGAAGGCCTTCCTGAGTTCACTGTTCTGTACAATACCAGCGATGCTCATAAGAAGATCGCCGAGTTTATCCAGCAGCAGTGGAAGACCAACCTGGGTGTGAATGCAACCCTGACCAACCAGGAATGGCAGACCTACCTCAAGAGCCGGAACCAGGGTGACTTCGAAATTGCCCGGGCCGGATGGGTGGGTGACTACCAAGACCCCAACACCTTCCTTGATATGTTCGTTACCGGCGGCGGTATGAACGGCGGAAAATACACAAATCCTGAGTACGACCGGCTGATCAACCAAGCTGCCACCATGCCCGGAGGACCTGAGCGGATGGAAGTTCTGCACCGCGCAGAGCAGATCCTCGTTCAGGAAGACATGGGTATTCTTCCCCTCTACTACTATGTATCCCAGAATATGGTTGATACCAGCAAGTGGGGCGGATGGCACACCAACGTACTGGATATCCACCCCGTACGTGCAATCTACCAGAAATAA
- a CDS encoding ABC transporter permease, which produces MAAEADTHDFTEEVKGVSLTQDAWKRLKKNKMAIFGLIVVTLYALVSILAPILPLYSYSHQVLEHVNLPPAIFNGFKNAGELWLEKEEAYLQLVLKSENRNELTQAERQKLAGIRDKIANQVAENEDGEMVNPHTRIYLLGTDYLGRDMLARIIYGGQVSIMIGLLGTLVSVVIGIIFGALAGYLGGKVDYMIMRVVDVMYGLPYMLLVIILMAIFGNNIYNLFIALSLVSWLTVARVVRGQIISLKNSEFVEAARSMGAGTWRVIFQHLVPNTAGVIIVFSTLRVPQFIMQEAFLSFLGLGISAPYASWGSLVQDAVEGMSLNPHRLFFPALAMTLFLFAMNFLGDGLRDAFDPHSKNRQ; this is translated from the coding sequence ATTGCCGCCGAGGCCGATACCCACGATTTTACCGAAGAGGTAAAGGGGGTAAGCCTTACCCAGGATGCTTGGAAGCGGCTTAAAAAGAATAAGATGGCCATCTTCGGCCTGATCGTCGTTACCCTGTACGCCCTGGTGTCCATTTTGGCGCCGATCTTGCCCCTGTACAGCTACAGCCACCAGGTGCTGGAGCACGTGAACCTGCCCCCAGCCATCTTCAACGGCTTTAAAAACGCCGGGGAGCTGTGGCTCGAAAAAGAGGAGGCCTACCTCCAGCTGGTGCTGAAGTCCGAGAATCGGAACGAGCTGACCCAGGCCGAGCGCCAAAAACTGGCCGGCATTCGGGATAAGATTGCGAACCAGGTTGCAGAGAACGAAGACGGCGAGATGGTGAATCCCCATACACGGATCTACCTCCTGGGCACGGACTATCTGGGACGGGATATGCTGGCCAGGATAATCTACGGCGGCCAGGTTTCTATCATGATCGGTCTGTTAGGTACCCTGGTGTCGGTGGTAATCGGCATCATCTTCGGTGCTCTGGCGGGGTATCTGGGCGGTAAGGTGGATTACATGATCATGCGGGTGGTGGATGTGATGTACGGTCTGCCCTACATGCTCCTGGTTATCATCCTTATGGCCATTTTCGGGAACAACATCTACAACCTCTTCATCGCCCTGTCCCTGGTTTCCTGGCTCACCGTAGCCCGAGTGGTCCGCGGACAGATTATCAGCCTGAAGAACAGCGAGTTTGTTGAGGCTGCCCGGTCTATGGGTGCCGGAACCTGGCGGGTTATCTTCCAGCATCTGGTTCCCAATACAGCGGGGGTCATCATTGTATTTTCCACCCTCCGGGTACCCCAGTTTATTATGCAGGAGGCCTTCCTGTCCTTCCTGGGGCTGGGAATCTCGGCGCCCTATGCCTCATGGGGTTCCTTGGTTCAGGATGCTGTGGAGGGCATGAGCCTGAATCCCCACCGGCTCTTCTTTCCCGCCCTGGCAATGACCCTCTTCCTTTTTGCCATGAACTTCTTGGGGGACGGTCTGCGGGACGCCTTTGACCCCCACAGTAAGAACAGGCAGTAG
- a CDS encoding ABC transporter ATP-binding protein: MNEDQVLLRVKNLKQHFPIEEGVLFKRQVGSIRAVDGIDFELKQGETMGLVGESGCGKSTTARSIAQLYEPTDGEVWLDGRNLTELSKDEMLKARREVQLVFQDPYASLNPRMTVGTIIAEPMIIYKRRGLLNMTKEEIDGRVEWLMEKVGLSKTFKNRYPHEFSGGQRQRIGIARALALNPKLILADEPVSALDVSIQSQILNLLKDLQREFNLSYLFIAHDLAVVRYISDRVAVMYLGKIVEIADSTELYEDPMHPYTKALMSAIPIPDPKVEETRKRIILTGDVPSPDQERHGCYFYDRCPKRMDKCKTSIPELREVKPGHRAACFLYFDPPERQGQDKDFQPER, from the coding sequence ATAAACGAAGACCAGGTTTTGCTCCGGGTTAAGAATCTGAAACAGCATTTTCCTATTGAGGAAGGAGTGCTCTTCAAACGCCAGGTAGGATCCATCCGAGCGGTAGACGGCATCGACTTCGAGCTGAAACAGGGCGAGACCATGGGCCTGGTAGGTGAATCCGGCTGCGGAAAATCTACCACCGCCCGTTCCATTGCCCAACTCTACGAACCCACCGACGGCGAGGTGTGGCTTGACGGCCGGAACCTGACCGAGCTGTCCAAAGACGAGATGCTCAAGGCCCGCCGGGAGGTTCAGCTGGTGTTCCAGGATCCCTACGCCAGCCTTAACCCCCGGATGACCGTCGGCACCATCATCGCCGAGCCCATGATCATCTATAAACGCCGGGGACTTCTGAACATGACCAAGGAAGAAATCGACGGCCGGGTCGAGTGGCTCATGGAGAAGGTCGGCCTTTCAAAGACCTTCAAAAACCGCTACCCCCACGAGTTCTCCGGCGGCCAGCGCCAACGTATCGGCATCGCCCGGGCCCTGGCCCTGAACCCCAAGCTGATCCTGGCCGACGAACCGGTGAGCGCCCTGGATGTTTCCATCCAGTCCCAGATCCTGAACCTGCTGAAGGATCTGCAGCGGGAATTCAACCTCTCCTACCTGTTCATAGCCCATGACCTTGCCGTGGTCCGGTACATCTCCGACCGGGTAGCCGTCATGTACCTGGGCAAGATCGTAGAAATCGCCGACAGCACCGAGCTCTATGAAGACCCCATGCATCCCTACACCAAGGCCCTGATGTCCGCCATTCCCATTCCCGATCCCAAGGTCGAAGAAACCCGGAAGCGCATCATCCTTACCGGGGATGTTCCTTCCCCGGACCAAGAACGCCACGGCTGCTACTTCTACGACCGCTGTCCCAAGCGCATGGACAAGTGTAAAACCAGCATCCCCGAACTCCGGGAGGTAAAACCCGGCCACCGGGCAGCCTGCTTTCTCTACTTCGATCCGCCGGAACGCCAGGGCCAGGACAAAGACTTCCAACCCGAACGGTAG
- a CDS encoding ABC transporter permease — MTKYIIRRFLGLIPTLFVIITLSFIIVRIAPGGPFASEKKLPPQVIENLEKKFNLDQPLLLQYANYMFDIARGDLGPSFKYHDRDVNYFIANSLPNSLLLGVLALGLAVILGVGAGLISAVKQNSWPDYVSMSIAVVGISVPLFVVGPVLQYFFALKLQWFNVAGWLTGRNGTPLNLVLPIITLSLPYFAYVARLTRASVIEVLRSDYIRTARAKGLKEGVVLFKHVLKGALLPVVSYLGPAFAGIITGSVVVEKIFRVPGLGSFFVQSAFNRDYTLIMGTVIVYSVILILMNFLVDILYSLLDPRVSYK; from the coding sequence ATGACCAAATATATTATTCGGAGGTTTTTAGGGCTTATACCGACCTTATTCGTTATAATCACCTTGAGCTTCATAATCGTACGTATTGCCCCGGGCGGGCCCTTTGCATCTGAAAAGAAACTGCCCCCCCAGGTGATCGAAAACCTTGAAAAGAAATTCAATCTGGACCAGCCCCTGCTGCTGCAGTATGCCAACTACATGTTCGATATTGCCCGGGGCGATTTGGGTCCTTCCTTTAAATATCATGACCGCGATGTAAACTACTTTATTGCCAACAGTCTCCCGAATTCCCTGCTCCTTGGGGTTTTGGCCCTTGGTCTGGCGGTGATTCTGGGAGTCGGCGCAGGGCTGATCTCCGCGGTTAAACAGAACAGCTGGCCGGATTACGTGTCCATGTCCATTGCGGTGGTGGGTATCTCGGTGCCCCTCTTTGTGGTCGGTCCGGTGCTGCAGTACTTTTTTGCCTTGAAGCTTCAGTGGTTCAATGTGGCGGGCTGGCTCACCGGCAGAAACGGTACGCCCCTGAACCTGGTTCTGCCCATTATTACCCTGTCCTTGCCCTATTTTGCCTACGTTGCCCGGCTTACCCGCGCTTCTGTTATTGAGGTGCTCCGGAGTGATTACATCCGCACTGCCAGGGCGAAGGGGCTTAAAGAAGGGGTTGTGCTCTTTAAACACGTGTTAAAGGGGGCCCTGCTTCCGGTGGTTTCCTACCTCGGGCCGGCCTTCGCTGGAATTATTACCGGTTCGGTGGTGGTGGAGAAGATTTTCCGGGTGCCGGGGCTTGGCAGCTTTTTCGTGCAGTCCGCCTTCAACCGGGATTACACCCTCATCATGGGAACGGTTATTGTCTACTCGGTCATTTTGATTCTCATGAACTTCCTGGTAGACATTCTCTATTCCCTGCTAGACCCCCGGGTCTCATATAAATAA
- a CDS encoding ABC transporter ATP-binding protein has translation MSKNMNTETKTNDRGTNEPILSVKGLKTYFKTDEGLVKAVDGVDFDLYPGETLGIVGESGSGKSVTNLSIMKLIPSPPGKIAGGQVLFEGKDLLTATDEELRKIRGNKISMIFQDPMTSLNPFLRISTQLVETIRLHQGLGKEEAREKAIKVLEMVGIPAARKRVDSYPHQFSGGMRQRVMIAMALSCNPQILIADEPTTALDVTIQAQILEIIKDLAKEFHTAVIMITHDLGVVAGMCDKVAVMYAGKVVEKASTQELFDNPQHPYTKGLIKSVPRLDQEMKEKLYSIEGQPPSVIDLPDACPFAPRCEFAMDVCRKKYPTTTVRNGREVACWLYADEAQKAEVLEKEGARG, from the coding sequence ATGAGTAAGAACATGAATACAGAAACAAAAACCAACGACAGGGGTACCAACGAGCCGATTCTCTCGGTGAAGGGCCTCAAGACATACTTTAAAACCGACGAGGGACTGGTTAAGGCCGTCGACGGGGTAGATTTTGACCTGTATCCCGGGGAAACCCTGGGGATTGTGGGCGAGTCGGGCTCCGGAAAATCGGTGACCAACCTCTCAATTATGAAGCTCATCCCCAGCCCTCCGGGCAAGATCGCCGGCGGGCAGGTGCTCTTCGAGGGCAAGGACCTTCTGACCGCCACCGACGAGGAGCTGCGTAAGATCCGGGGCAACAAGATATCCATGATCTTCCAAGATCCCATGACCAGCCTTAATCCCTTCTTGCGGATATCCACCCAGCTGGTGGAAACCATTCGGCTCCACCAGGGCCTGGGCAAAGAAGAGGCTCGGGAGAAGGCTATCAAGGTTCTGGAGATGGTAGGAATTCCTGCCGCCCGTAAGCGGGTGGACAGCTACCCCCACCAGTTCTCCGGGGGGATGCGTCAGCGGGTGATGATTGCCATGGCCCTGTCCTGCAATCCCCAGATACTCATAGCCGATGAGCCCACCACCGCCCTGGACGTGACCATTCAGGCCCAGATTCTTGAAATCATCAAGGACCTGGCCAAGGAATTTCACACCGCGGTTATCATGATTACCCACGACCTCGGGGTGGTGGCCGGTATGTGCGACAAGGTCGCAGTTATGTACGCCGGGAAGGTGGTGGAAAAAGCGTCCACTCAGGAGCTCTTTGATAATCCCCAGCATCCCTACACCAAGGGCCTCATAAAATCCGTGCCCCGTTTGGATCAGGAGATGAAGGAAAAGCTTTACTCCATCGAGGGCCAGCCGCCATCGGTCATCGATCTGCCCGACGCCTGCCCCTTCGCACCCCGCTGCGAGTTTGCCATGGACGTGTGCCGGAAGAAGTATCCGACTACCACCGTTAGGAACGGTAGGGAGGTAGCATGCTGGCTCTATGCCGATGAGGCGCAAAAGGCCGAGGTACTTGAAAAGGAGGGCGCTCGTGGCTAA